A single genomic interval of Helianthus annuus cultivar XRQ/B chromosome 13, HanXRQr2.0-SUNRISE, whole genome shotgun sequence harbors:
- the LOC110901062 gene encoding uncharacterized protein LOC110901062 yields MADARNINDDNDDNNDAARQEAFENRVTEVAEGVIQANLPRLAQEVESRVLGVVDAMMTNKFEELKELIEGSKSKGKERRCTYKDFMACHPMTYDGKIDPVECQRWVSNIEAVFIRSRCDKEDQVMFATGLLTHQAKDWWDAHSKEIGEDRLQAMTWQEFKGPFMRYHCPQSAIDKIQEDFLRLRQKNESVNEIANKFMDKMKFCGELVTTERMKISRFYGVLKAEVREFITPSKCETLEELIDLARDREIEIKRQEERGEKRPSEKGASFSPSKKGKFQDQGRKGKSKGGITPCKTCGKLHTGECLLGKKGCFKCGKEGHSSYQCPDNPKTCFNCFEKGHIKSECPKLQQGSKKEDRKQEGSRAKGRMFQITSEEAKSQPNMVSGVKEEGTSTKQAEGAQDRGKAPL; encoded by the exons ATGGCCGATGCAAGAAATAtcaatgatgataatgatgataacaaTGATGCGGCTAGACAAGAAGCATTCGAGAACAGAGTTACAGAAGTAGCGGAAGGGGTTATACAAGCCAATCTTCCACGGTTGGCTCAAGAAGTAGAAAGCCGAGTTCTAGGGGTTGTGGATGCTATGATGACTAATAAGTTCGAAGAGTTGAAGGAATTAATCGAAGGATCCAAGAGTAAAGGTAAGGAACGAAGGTGCACTTACAAGGATTTTATGGCATGCCATCCGATGACGTATGACGGTAAAATTGACCCAGTCGAATGTCAAAGATGGGTCTCGAATATAGAGGCGGTGTTTATACGAAGCCGGTGCGATAAGGAGGACCAAGTGATGTTCGCTACCGGTTTACTAACCCATcaagcgaaagattggtgggatgcgcACAGCAAGGAAATAGGCGAAGATAGGCTGCAAGCTATGACTTGGCAAGAGTTCAAGGGGCCCTTCATGAGATATCATTGTCCTCAGTCGGCGATCGACAAGATTCAGGAGGATTTCTTACGCCTCCGGCAGAAAAACGAATCAGTGAATGAAATAGCAAACAagtttatggataagatgaagttctgtggAGAATTGGTAACAACCGAGAGGATGAAGATAAGTCGCTTCTATGGCGTGTTAAAAGCAGAAGTTAGAGAGTTCATCACTCCCTCAAAATGTGAAACTCTTGAAGAGCTCATTGATTTAGCGCGGGATAGAGAGATCGAAATTAAAAGGCAAGAGGAGCGAGGTGAAAAGAGGCCGAGTGAAAAAGGTGCAAGTTTTAGTCCATCCAAAAAGGGGAAGTTTCAGGATCAAGGAAGAAAGGGTAAGTCGAAAGGTGGGATTACACCATGCAAGACATGTGGAAAGCTCCATACCGGAGAGTGTTTGCTAGGTAAGAAGGGGTGCTTTAAATGTGGTAAGGAGGGGCATTCGTCCTATCAATGCCCGGATAACCCAAAGACTTGTTTCAACTGTTtcgaaaaagggcatatcaagtcGGAATGCCCAAAGCTTCAACAAGGGTCAAAGAAAGAAGATAGGAAGCAAGAGGGTTCTAGGGCAAAGGGGAGAATGTTTCAGATCACGTCTGAAGAAGCCAAGTCCCAGCCAAATATGGTCTCAG GCGTGAAAGAAGAAGGTACAAGCACTAAGCAAGCGGAAGGagcacaagatcgag GTAAAGCACCTCTATAG